The Lytechinus pictus isolate F3 Inbred chromosome 5, Lp3.0, whole genome shotgun sequence DNA segment ATCAACTGAGAAtaattcttaaaataaaaacaatttgaaaatattgaagatatCTGAATTGTTAGAAAATCtgaattattcattaaattGCATTAATTTTTATCCACTGATATAACAAAAGGAACAACAGAAATAAAAAGCAGTAGGGTAATATCAAGATGTATAGCATAAGATCGTAATTTAAACAATGCAAGTTAAATGCTAGTCAAAATAACTCATGCAACCCATCAGGCAACACAACATGTGATCCTGACCAACTTCATGGACAAGAAAGATCTGATGGGGTgagggggaggggtgcacaGGTGCACCAGATGACATTATTTTCTTcagcttgtcaaattttcctggGAGAGAAAATTTACCAATTTGGATAGATTACTTCAAACCttatgttaatttttgatattgacCTTCTATTCCCCTCCCCCATTTAGTTTATCCATACTAGTTTCACAATAATATTGTATCTTTTCCATGCATGTACAAGAGGAATGCAGCATACAAGCTCAGTTCTTTGCAGTCCcctctattttcaattttttaaaatctacaaTCTATTTAGGGCCTAGCCTACTATTTACCTATTTGTACAGTTCAAAATTGTTTACATTGGatgcatgttatttttgttggaaatgtaaagataaataaatcaaacttAATTTGGATATCCTGGGTCTGCCCTTGCTCTGAAATGATTATGATTCTCTTCTTGGtaaaatttgttgacatttgCAGGGACATATAAGCCAATATCAAGAAATACCCTGTAGCACATAATCAGTAAGCATGTCAGATGgaatttataaacaaataatatctatttcatataggcctatattatattataatcaaCAAGTCTTCTAAAAATACACCTTATCATATAAAAGCTTAATATTGCAACCCTAAGATAATAATGTCCCACAAGAGACAAACTTCAATTGACAACTTCCTACATTTTCTGGTCCAATTCATCAACTTTGGTTGACTTTGAAGAGGAAATATTAAACATTCATATCGTGTAATAGTTTTACgtaaaattgtttattttcatttaatctcATTTGATTGGCAACTATCTTCATAagcaaatataaaatgaaataatacatcATGCTcctaaaaatgcataaataacctgaaaagggataatGGAGAAGATTAAGACCTTAATCAATCAACGTCACAAAAATTAGTCAGAAAAATACAACAATAATTGTTTCATCCCCCTCAGGATGTTTGTTGATggcctttgaaaacaaatattcttgacaaattttgaccaaaataatCCACCTTTGAAAGGAACATTCTGTCAACAAGGTGattttgcaatatttatttCCTGTTTAAACTGATTTGTAGAATGTCTTTTGCCTCTTCTGTCAGAATATGGATGGTGGCGGTGCGAAAATAACAGGTTTATCTCCTGCTAAATCAACAAGTGTCTAAGATGATTGCTATAGAATTTCAAAATTGTCATATCAGTTTGGCTTGAATTCATGTAAGTACTTGATCCTTTTCAGAACACCTATTTTCATAATCTGATTAAACTCAAAGTGTGTGCAATCAGAAGTCTTGCCAAAAGTATTTCAGACTTCATGCAGAAAAGTTAAGTGCAACAGGACTGTGGGAAATTCAGAGttagttttttaaatgattattgaaCTCTGAAACCTACAGTGGATTTTCACCAAGTATAACACGATAGTAAGACAAGCATATGGTACACTTGATAGTAAACTATTCTGATATTAAGGTTAATGCTTCTGCTCAAAActtaagttattgaatttaagaACTGATGGGACTTACCTCCTGCACATGACACAGAGCACTCGGTAACCCCCGTCTCCATCCATATGTAAAGAGCTTCTGGATTCACCGCAGGATGAGGTTCACCAGGGAGCCTATCAAAAGTGGCTTCATTGCCTTGCCCCTCCTCTGGGATGCTTGAGCTGTAGTCTTCACTGGTGTAAGCATCAAGTTCCTCACCCCCGATTGGGACAACTGGTCTAGGAACTCCACTGTTTAATGGGCTGTAGTTGGTCTCAGGATTCTCCTGCCCAAAGATAGGTCCAGATGGTGGTTGCTGACCAGGGTTGGGGTAGATGCCAATCTGTCCGCTAGTTTGGGGAAGGTTAGAGGACGTCTGTGGAGGCATGTCTGGGATCGCATCTGGGTTTGGTCGGAAAGGATAACGGTCAGGTCTTGTCTGGGGTGGTACCCCCTGGCCCCGACTTGGAACTCCTTGTCCAATATTTGGTCGCCCTTGTCCAAATGTAGGTTGGTCCTGCCCCACACCAGGACGCCTATATCCTCCTGTTTGGGAAGGTGTACCCTGCCCATTCACTGGAATTCCCTGTCCTGTAGGGTTTGATGGTTGTCCACGTGATGGTACTCCCTGGCTGTTGTAAGGAGGAAAACCCTGATTAGTAGGTGGTCTGTAATTTGGATTGTATACTATATCACCACTTGGCTCATCTCCTCCATACATGGGTCTCGGGCGTCCTGGATTAGGACCAATGCTTGGGTTTCTGTTTCCTGTAGGATACCGGGACTGTGGATTGTAATTTGTTCCTGAAGTAAACCTACCACTGGTAACTCCCGATTGAGCAGTTGTTCCTAAATTTTGATGGGACGGTCCTCTAGGTCCACTGTTATCAGTTGTTCCTCTCCCACCTGGAAGATTTGGATTATAGTTGAAAGGCCTGCTACTGCCTGAAGAACCTTGTGGATTTGGTGGATTATTACCTGTAGGTCTATTGAACGATGACTGAGAGGCTAATTGAGAATTACTTGAAACAGGAGGAATGGCATCACTCTCAGGTACTCTGGTTTCGGGAGGATTGTATCCGGTTGGGTAATACCCATAAAAAGGACGAGATTGTTCTGGTTCTCTTTGAGTTCCTGTACCTGTTGCTGATGTTTGTCTCTCTGAGTTTGCAGGAGATGGCCCACGTCCTAGTTGCGGATTAGAAACATAAACTGGTGGCACGGCCCTTCCGGTTGCATCTCCTTGACCTTGTTCTCTGGGAGTTTCTCCTTGGCCCCTCTCTCCACCCCGCAAGATCTCAGTCTGTGTTGCTGGTACATTGCCAGAACTTTCACTTGGGACATAAATAGTGTCACGTCCGCGGCCTGTGTTTGATCTACCTGGATTAGAAGGTCTACTGCTCCCCAGCCCAGTCTCTACAGAAGGTCCAGAAGGTCTCTGACCTTCTGGCACTGTAGGATTGCTTCTTGATACTGACCCTGACACTGTACTTACTCCTGACAATGGAGACCCTTCTGGTCTGTTATAGTACCTGCCCTCTGGACCTGCTTCTAGACCTTGATTCTCTCTGTGTGTTTCTTCTGACTCTGAGATGGTATACCTAACTCCTGGGTATCCTTCAGGCGTTTCCTTGTCTCCCATGCCATTTCCTGGCAGTACACCACTTGATATGCTCATCTCCTTCTCTCCTACAGATTTAGGCTGCTCCTCTTTGATTGGTGCATTTGTGGTTGTCAGaggtgggggtggtggtggtgttgtaGGAACAGTTGTTGTTGGTCTTATAGTACTACGTGTTGTAGTCCTTGCAGTTGTTGTTGGAGGTGTTGTAGTAGGTCTTGTGGTAGTCGATGGAGGTCGAGTAGCTTTGGGTTGTACCCTTGGGTTCtattacaagaaaaaaattagagggAATCATGATTATGGTCTTGAATTGACATTTTCGTTACCCttctatcaaataaaaaaatgctcttaaaatgtcaaaatattaacaaaGATCCAATCTTCTTGAAAATCACTTTTCAAGAAATGTAAATCAAATTGTCAGTTATGCATACAGAGATAAAAACCtcatagtattttatcatcagATTGTGTGAAATGTATACATGACATTGGTAATGATGCTTCTATACCTAAACTTAACTTTTTAGAAATCCAAGCTCCTTGAAGAAGCCACATCTTATCAAAGGAAATCCAAATCCATaacttcaaagaaaaagaacTTGTATTACTAATCATTTGTCAACTTGCATTCATATACTTGCAATAATAAGAAATGACAGTTAGTCACcaatggtaaaatacaaaagacaaACTCCTACACAAGATTTAAAGTAGAGGCATGAATCTGGGATTTGTGAAACATCCTCCTTTTGTATCCTGCATTGTACATCACTTATGACTGAAGTGTGAGTAAAGCATTAACTCTTCAAAAGTACATACATATGAAATCTATTTTTATGACAAGTAAATGGAAATGTGGTTTATTAAATGTCCCTTAAGTGTGTGAGGAACTAGTTGTTAATCCACATGGGATCCCATACCAGATGGCACAATGATAACCATTCCTATTCCATTAAAGGTGACAATCGATCAAGATTATAAGCTGTTTCTGTCTCCCAAAATGTCAAATTAGTTTTATCATGCCTGGATGCTATACAAGGTCCCGTCATAAATATTTTGAAGCTATTTTTGATGGTCTACACAAAGTTGTTTTCTATTATGGAGAGTGTGGACATGTGCTTTGAATATTAGAGTAACTTTTATTGGGAATTATAATAGCAAAAACACACAATGGGAGGATAACAAGATACTCAGAGATCTTGAAATAAACAACTTTGAAAGACACTTCCTGCAAGCTGGTTTAGACCTCTACTAAAATGTAGGAGTTCAGTACAACAGAAATTCAATATTAtttagattttcaaataaaaaatatcaagaaatgaGTGAAATATCTAAATTATATCAATGACTTGTTCCCATAAAGCAAAATAGCTTGATGCTTTATCAGTCTACATCACAGCAAAGATAACAcaacagaaaacaaaaatcaactatcaaatttcaaaatcataataaaaattgCTCTTGTTAGTATTACTGATCAACAAAATTGACAATAAGCTTTTTCAgtgtcagtaggcctatatctaaactgctttttaaaatacaaattagcTTCAAACTTTAACCAGTGGCATAGCAGTGAGATATCGTGTATAAAATTATCTGATGAACACCATCCTTACTCTTCTACCATTTCTTTGGTAAGAGTAGGATATAAAGTGTAATATGACAAGTTTTATGATCACATACAAAAAAATAGGTAAATGAACAATCAGGTATTGACTaatgtcaaaatttcttaacttcATTTTCTCATTTCCATCACCACTTTGGCTTCATTCAAACTTTTCCAAATCGGTGGCAGTGGTGGGATAAGTATGTTATTTGACAATTCCTCTGATAATATGACAAGGAACAACTTCCTCACTAACCTGCTGTGATGTCTGCCTCCcaccttcctcctcctcctgacGTCTTGGTGGGGGACGCTCTTCCTTCTCCTCTGGAGGATTTGGAATGACATACTCATAGGAGATTCCGGGATTTCTTTCCTGGTAAATGATCTGTAAGAGAAGAAGGTATGAAGAGTCACTGCCTTCATCAGTCATAATACAAATGCAGAACATTTAACCTGTTGACTACGAGATGCTGTAAGTCTTCAAAGACTTGGTATAGGTTGCAACCAGTTGCTGCATACAATGGATTAATCACCATCAAAGGAATTATATGATGCATCATTACACCTTCTATTAATATTCGTTTGAGGAACAATTACAAAAATCCCAAGGATAAAAAATGCATTCTGCAAAAAATTCATTAGACATATAGGGTACCACTAAAGGAATATCAATCAATGTTGACATGTTTGAAGACTTTTCAAAAGGAATTAATGATTGCAAATATGTGCCATAATTCACCTTCAAGAAACTGCagaaaggaatgaaaaaaagttttcaaataGAGAATGATAAACTGATTAAAATGAATGAAGCATATTGcatttcaacattatttttacaTCTGTTCTATTcgaatattgaataaacaaataagtgTTCACATACATCATTAAActtcatttttaattattgaATGTGACACTCAATTGACCAAATTCAGGTCAATGTCACATATCAGCACATCACCATTCAATATATAACTTAACAccaatgattgattgattcaacAGCTCAACCAAGTAACACATGTCTTGCACAAAGAATAGGAAGTGACAAATACTTGAACAATATAATATCTATATTTTACGAAGATTCCCAATGACAGATCAAGCAGTTCTATCTATTTTACTTTGTAGCAACAAATTGCATTGGGAGCTATGAGTAAGAAATAGCTTTGTTCAAATATGTCTCTGACATTCAATTGTTGCTCACTGACAGATATGTTCAATCTATGGTATCATGCCATGAGCAtttaaaacaatgatttttctactttttctaCTTGATACAGGTATGCATCTCATCAGTTGGGTACTGTATTTAGAATCTCATTAAATGTCAATGAGAATCTCTGTATAAACAGGAACCAATACTCCTACGTGAGCCCAGAACCATGATGACAAGGTACCATTCCCCacggttttcactacaaaattgaatttaaacCCATCAAGAATGTTTATATATAGAAAATAGATAAGATTATATCACTCCGTCTGCACTAGTAATGGCTATGTGTTAAGTGAGTATCTTGATGTCTAATACCAGTTTGTGTAAGggttcaatattttgtttttttaataatcaagACTGGGAAGTTAACAGTATAGAGGAGGAAAACAGAATGTCTTTCATCACAGAGTGACAAAAATGGAGTGTCAACTAAGGAGCAAGGACTGcagatgataattatgatacatgatatacatgtaattgtatgtATAAGAAACCAACAAACAgaacaaattcaaaggtaatCAAAACAAACCATTGGATGTCACATAcagattgaaataaataatagcTAGGATAAGCAATGGTCATGGCGAATGAAAACAGCTTATTCTTCTTCCATTACTAAGATTTCATTGCTAAATTGGCAATTAATTTTTCTTATTCCCTCTTCATCTAACAAAGTTTGGGTTTATTATTGTACCAGTTTAATGAGATAGAATATAAGATTAAGTGTGTGCTAAATAGAATTATTGTAGTTTAACTTTAAATTGAGTCAGTAAACTCTAAAGTAGAGGCATTTTGaactaaaataatattattagaGTAACCGGTAGAAGACAAAACGAGATTAGAGCTTAGACCATGTAAGAAGAGACCAAGTGGGCATTAGCCGAGTGGGAATGGACTAATATGCTTTTgacactgtactttttttccttaaccctgggaaattggtggggctaaggggggccttagccccaccaatttcccggggttaagcttagcccacttcattttcacactacgttttagcaaagtgggctagcacggtaaatagtacggtactatctggccctgcaaaaaagcagggttagccagcttattgtggtgctagcaccacaattgcggtgctaagagatgcagtgtgaaacgaaactgggcaaaggaaaagtggggctaagcaatagccaatcacagaagtcgaaattgcacgttaatcacgctctgtatggtaaaataatcaatattcatgagctgtgggatagtccggggtaaaggtgttaaccccggctaagcagatagtatggggttaagaaagacagtgtgaatccaaaaaaagatagtatgaggttaaggatagtccggggttaaggatagtatggggttaaggaaatgcaatgtgaaaagcatataagtgGTAATAGATTCTCCTACCTTCACATCCAAATCTACTGATGTTGGTCCCATGATGAGGATCTGTTCTCCTCTGCTACTCATACTCCTGGCCGACCTGGTGTACATCACATTGGTTCCACCAGCAGAGTAGTTTCCTGGATAGTCAATGCTCCAACCGCCATTGAACACAGGGTTTCCACCCGAGATCTGAAGACCTGGAGGAACAGAGAAAGACATCACAGGTTCTATTAATCTTGTTTAATCACACTGGTTCAACCAGCAGAGTAGATTCCTGGATAGTCAATGCTCCAACCGCCATTGAACACAGGGTTTCCACCTGAGATCTGAAGACCTGGAGGAAACAGAGAAAGACATCACAGGTTCTATTAATCTTGTTTAATCACACTGGTTCAACCAGCAGAGTAGATTCCTGGATAGTCAATGCTCCAACCGCCATTGAACACAGGGTTTCCACCTGAGATCTGAAGACCTGGAGGAAACAGAAAAAGGTTATATTAATCTTGTCTAATCACATTGGTTCCACCAGCAGAGTAGTTTCCTGGATAGTCAATGCTCCAACCGCCATTGAATACAGGGTTTCCACCTGAGATCTGAAGACCTGGAGGAACAGAGAAAGACATCACAGGTTCTATTGATCTTGTTTAATCACACTGGTTCAACCAGCAGAGTAGATTCCTGGATAGTCAATGCTCCAACCGCCATTGAACACAGGGTTTCCACCTGAGATCTGAAGACCTGGAGGAAACAGAGAAAGACATCACAGGTTCTATTAATCTTGTTTAATCACACTGGTTCAACCAGCAGAGTAGATTCCTGGATAGTCAATGCTCCAACCGCCATTGAACACAGGGTTTCCACCTGAGATCTGAAGACCTGGAGGAAACAGAAAAAGGTTCTATTAATCTTGTCTAACCACACTGGTTCAACCAGCAGAGTAGTTTCCTGGATAGTCAATGCTCCAACCGCCATTGAATACAGGGTTTCCACCCGAGATCTAAAAAACTGGAGGAAACAGAGAAAGGTTCTATTAATCTTGTCTAATCACATTGGTTCCACCAGCAGAGTAGTTTCCTGGATAGTCAATGCTTCAACCGCCATTGAATACAGGCACCCGAgttctggggagcatttcacaaaactttgtCAGATTTTTTACCTGACAAAGTCTGTTTTATCCAGTAGATTCCATAGTAACAGACACTTTTTGCCTCTCAGCCATTTAAAACCAAGGAaagctgtcagatctgacaacttgtcagatgacaaatgttgatgaaatatccACCAGGACAAATGGAGGAAACAGAGAAAGGCATGACAAGTTCTAtcatctggggagcgtttcaccAACATGTGTAGTCTGACAAATTGTCAGAACTGACAActctccttgattttgattgactaGGAAGCTCAGATGTctgttatcatggtaactgtcagatagtACATATTTTATTGGATAAAGCATCCAACAATCCTGTCATGAAACACTCTCAAATTGTGCATATGTAGGACAATGCGGTGGATGTAGATGTTGGCTCCAAACTGAAATGTTGTTAAATCAAACTGCAGTTATATTAGCAATGGAACAGTCCAATAGCATCTTAGGGATAGCGGGAGTGCAATGGTGAAGGCTGCCCACATCATGTTGGAGgcataatgaaatatatttatttcatacagGGTACATGTAAGTGATGTAACACTGTTGTAACTTGttcataaatatatcaatatatcatccaaatatatcatttattcactAAACAATTcacaacaaaatatttcaaaatgcaaACCCTTTTTCAAGGTGCTTTTGAAAATTTACAGGGTGGGGGACAAAATAACTTTGCAATCTCACTCACTATCAATATAGTGAACATTTGATTCAGAAGTGGAAAAGAGCTGACTAACATAAGATGGACTTTCACATTCTTGTTTGAAACAAGGTTGTAACAAACATGGCAACTGGTTAGGAAACATGATGAACTATTCCATGGGTTCAATGTTCTGGGACTCTCAAATCTGCTTTATTTCATTCTGTTAAACAGGTGGAATCCTTGATAACACAGATTGAAATGTTGTTAGGTGGGTGATTTATTAGCGGCTCCTTTAGAATGAAGTTGAATTCAGGTCATTGTGAATAAAGTTTGATAATATAACAGAGACATTCAGGAAGGACATATAAGACCTACTTTTctcttgaatttttttaatgattagttttttttttttttttatatatatgtgtTTACATTAACTAATTTCAAATGAATGTCTTCTTGACATACTCTATATTACTCATTTGTAATACTTGTATGTCATTTTACTTTAGACATGACATTGCAATGTCAACGCCGAGTTAAATACCCTCGAacatacagtttttttttcactaacgATATTTATTATACAAGTGTTAGTTTACATGCTAAAaatgtgcttaaaatatcaaaatactttgATTCTTCTTTCGTTTTGCTTCTAATATTTCTAgaataatattgtaatttttttaaaacctttttgTAATCGGTCTGAagcaatgtttacaattttcttttcgtTCATTCTAATTCTGCATGGACGTGCCAAGTAAGCTGATCAGCAGCAGCTGCTGAGAAGTGTTTACCAGCCGTCATCTCCAAAACTTCACTGATAAAATTAATTAGGTATCTGCAATTAATAAGGAAAGAGTacgattaaaattcaaattaaaaaaagagcgCGCTTTCATTGACACCGGGTTTGCACTTACTTCCGCCCGAGCAAATCACCCGTTGACTTTCGCTGGGGAAGagatgtcagtgcgaaagggtacattttttcttcgccggggaagtgaggaatgcgtgCCGGAAaagttcgccggcgaacttTGCTGGGGAAAAATGAAGAGGCCAGTTTGAAAAGGGTATTATTAAGTACAGGCCAAACAACTTTTTGATGAAAGCAGTGAAAAAACAAGCCCTTCGTTTAAATTTGGTATATTTGTACCTTGACATTGAAAGACCTTAAGGAGTATCAAATCACTCTTCAGGGTTTGGGTCATTAACAGCGGAGGGGAGAGGGCAGGTGTATCAGACCTGGGGTTTTAACCTTTGAGGCCAGCCAACATCGTTAgtcaaatttgaaggaaatgATCGATGGCTATGTTCGCACAGGAAAAGTTTGGAATTGTTTCAACTTCACATTTTATGAAACCTCAGAAATCTAATTATTGATTAGTCCTCAAAGTGACTGAGTGTGGGTTTGTTTTTACTAAGGTGTTGGGCAGGCAGGAATTGCAAGAAGATGCTtttaaagtcaaaattttaccccccaaaaaatgttaagttttaatAGAATTTCCCCATAACATACATGTGCATTTATAATATagtgtttctttttaaatgacatttaaatCAACCTTCAATAGATCAATAATCTTAAGATTTACTAGAGCTTAATGAAGGCTTTCATGAAGCCTCAGACTTTGAAGAGTTAACATTTGTAAAACATGAAACACCATGAAAACATACGCTTAACTTTGATATGAACATATCTGGTAAAAGAGGAAAGTGATGTACTACCATTTCAATGCTTTCTGATATAAACTAGAAATGACTGGAAAATTTTGATGAGTTGTAATGCTGATCCTGCAATGTATAAAatcatcacttttttttttcagtacatGACTTTGAATTATAGTGGCAAAGACTGATATCACTTATATGTTTTCCTGACTGATCTTAAAGTGTCTTGAAAGACATGATATCTAAGTTGGCAAGTATTCATGTTAAAAAATGCTGAGTAGACATTCAATCTCAAATGGTACATATAGGCCTAGTTTGATAAGGTTTTAAAAAGCTGACACATGAATATGTTTGAAACTGTTGTTCCTTTAACTTTAGGGTAAAAactaatattttcttcattcacaaattaatattattagtaaagttttcttgaaaattgaaaagacaaaaatgaaaccCTGGTGATCAGAACCAGAATCGTTTCATAGCAAAGgcttatatttcaatattcaaaatgaatTGATACTGTACATGATGAAGAATAATTCtattactatatgaaattattaaacaaaaatgaatgtttgattaCATTAGCAAGGCTACCCTGATTGGACGCTTGAggattcaaggaatttctttctgccgggtacccatttacaacacctgggtggagattGGCAAATGTAGATAGACACCTTTCCAAAGGATTCGGGTGTTGCTGCGGGATTTGAACCCTAGAcattgtggttcaaagtccggagacttatccatcGAACCACAACATCTCTAcaattatgatcaaaatattttggtAAAGTGGAAATATAACCTGTTGAAGGGAATgagaaacataattatatatgacTAATATTGTATTCATTTGGATAGTAAGGGTCAAATTGATGACCACCGTACACACTGGAGATACTGACTCCAGATCAACCAAACTATTGGGGTTTTTCCAATGacataaaatcaatcaatctgaAGTTGGTTTCGATAGAGTCAAAAAGATTACCAAAATACTTTTCAATCTTACCTAGATAGTTCCTACTCCTGGTCATCTCTGTGATGTTAACATACATAGCCCCTGCTGGGATAGTAACGAGTGTATGGTATCCAATCTTCATTGTAGGTTGGTCAAATATACCAGAAAAGATGTGACAATCTGTGTTTGATCCACCACACACACCACACTTGTCTTCTGTTAGTCCAGAACCCAATACTCCATCACAACCAACAatctggaaaatgaaaaaaagtacagGAGAAATTTATATTAGAACAATTAAATTGTGTTTTAAGAAAGTTTTTATACCTATGGTCTGAAGTCAGACT contains these protein-coding regions:
- the LOC129262573 gene encoding mucin-5AC-like; protein product: MKIGYHTLVTIPAGAMYVNITEMTRSRNYLGLQISGGNPVFNGGWSIDYPGNYSAGGTNVMYTRSARSMSSRGEQILIMGPTSVDLDVKIIYQERNPGISYEYVIPNPPEEKEERPPPRRQEEEEGGRQTSQQNPRVQPKATRPPSTTTRPTTTPPTTTARTTTRSTIRPTTTVPTTPPPPPPLTTTNAPIKEEQPKSVGEKEMSISSGVLPGNGMGDKETPEGYPGVRYTISESEETHRENQGLEAGPEGRYYNRPEGSPLSGVSTVSGSVSRSNPTVPEGQRPSGPSVETGLGSSRPSNPGRSNTGRGRDTIYVPSESSGNVPATQTEILRGGERGQGETPREQGQGDATGRAVPPVYVSNPQLGRGPSPANSERQTSATGTGTQREPEQSRPFYGYYPTGYNPPETRVPESDAIPPVSSNSQLASQSSFNRPTGNNPPNPQGSSGSSRPFNYNPNLPGGRGTTDNSGPRGPSHQNLGTTAQSGVTSGRFTSGTNYNPQSRYPTGNRNPSIGPNPGRPRPMYGGDEPSGDIVYNPNYRPPTNQGFPPYNSQGVPSRGQPSNPTGQGIPVNGQGTPSQTGGYRRPGVGQDQPTFGQGRPNIGQGVPSRGQGVPPQTRPDRYPFRPNPDAIPDMPPQTSSNLPQTSGQIGIYPNPGQQPPSGPIFGQENPETNYSPLNSGVPRPVVPIGGEELDAYTSEDYSSSIPEEGQGNEATFDRLPGEPHPAVNPEALYIWMETGVTECSVSCAGGKSHQFLNSIT